From Paenibacillus sp. PvR098:
CCGCTCAAAAAATCGTAAAACACAAAAAAGCTTCTGACACTTAAGTGTCAGAAGCTTTTTTGTGTTACGTAAGCGGGTGATGGGAATCGAACCCACGCTACCAGCTTGGAAGGCTGGAGTTCTACCATTGAACTACACCCGCATCATAAGATGGTCGGGACGACACGATTTGAACATGCGACCCCCTGGTCCCAAACCAGGTGCTCTACCAAGCTGAGCTACGTCCCGTTAGTATATGATAGTAACTTGTCTTAAAATGGCGTGCCCTGAGAGATTCGAACTCCCGGCCTTTTGATTCGTAGTCAAACGCTCTATCCAGCTGAGCTAAGGGCACATATTTATTATGGAGCGGAAGACGGGATTCGAACCCGCGACCCTCGCCTTGGCAAGGCGATGCTCTACCCCTGAGCCACTTCCGCACTGACTGGCGAGATTGTTCATCCCTCAACAGCGACAAGAATTAATATATCAGTTTTTGAAGAGAAATGCAAATCTTTTTTTTAATTATTTATAAAATCTTTTTCAAGGAAGATATCGGAGGACTACCAGATCATTACACTGTACTATGAAGCTGTATAGATCTGATCCAACAGATTCGTTGGAACGACAAACACCCCTTAGACAGACGAGTCCGTCTAAGGGCGTTATCTATACATACAACAATTAATCCATGTGTACCAATACTCTGTTATTTTCAATCGATACGTCATACACCTTTACTCTGTATCGATCAGGGTCGACCAATGCCTTACCCGTCTTCACGTCGAACTCCCATCCGTGCCAAGGGCAAGTCAGGATCTCGCCCTCTCTTCCATAAATGTACTCATGTGGCTTGGATTCCAATGTCGTACCTGTAAACTTACCTTTACACAGTTCGACTTGCTGATGAGGACACACATTACGGATAGCATAATATTCATTACCGTTGTAGTAGACGCCGATGCTTTTTCCCTCAATCGTTGTAATCTTGCAGGCTCCAGCTTCCAACTCTTCTACTCCGACTACATCGTGCTTCGTCATTTCGCTACACCTCCTGCTAGTAAACCTCTTTCTTGCAGCTGATACATCTCAGCAGCGTTCTCGTACGCTACGCGGCGGCGCATCTCTTCAGGCAATTTATTGAGCACAAATAATGGCGTGTCATTATCCCAGTGCGGGTAGTCCGTCGAGAACATAACCGTTTTTTCTGCATGCATCAATTGGAACATTTGTACCAGTTCTTTGTTATCCGGCTCTTCGATCGGTTGGGTCGTCAAGCGGACATGCTTAAGGATATATTCGCTTGGTTTATACTTCAACCATGGCACTTCATTGCGCATTGCTCGGAAGTTTTTGTCCATTCTCCACATCAGATGCGGAAGCCATGCCAAACCGCCCTCGATGAATGCCACCTTTAATGTTGGGAATCTTTCGAAAACGCCTTCACATACGATACTATTCAGCTGCGACATATGATGGATGGCCAGGATGTTGTGCCGTTCAAAGTTAGTCGTCGGATACCCTGCTGCCGTAGTGGAGGGATTGATTCCGTCTCCTTCGCCGCCGCCGTGAATACCAATCACCAGGTTGTTACGTGCTGCTGCTTCATAGATCGGGTAGTAACGGCGCTGTCCGTACGGTTCGCGCGATGCAGAAGTCAGAAGCACCTGAACCACTCTCGGATGTGAACCCAGACGATCGATCTCTTTTGCTGCGAGCAGCGGGTCTTGCGTAGCTACCACGATGGAGCCCAACCAGCGCTCATCGCTCGGAATCCACGTGTCCATCGTATAATCGTTGAATGCGGAAGCCAGCGCTGCAGCATAATCCGGATTGTTGTGGGCAGAGATCGAAAGCAGGTTGCCGGTCAGAATGGCTCTCTCTATATTATAGCGGTCCAGCAAATCGACCTTCGCAAATTCTGGGTCTGAACCCGATGGAAGTCCGTTGCCTGGAGCTGCATCATTGCGTTCCAATGGAATAGGGCGAAACATAAGAAACGGAAGCGTTGCATTGTGGGCCTTCAGTCTATCCCACCATACCCGCGGCATATAAGGCTTTAAATCGTCGTAGCTTTTGACTCCTTGGTGCACATCGCAATCGATAATTCCATGATTAAACTTAGAAGCTTTCTTCGTCGTTGACGCTTCCATACATTCCAACCTCCCATTTTTTTGAGTTTCGTGGTCTTGACCACAATCCTCTCATAAGATCGAACCGAAAATACATGTAAACGGTTCCATTTAACCCCCAATTAACAAAGCAGTCTACAGCTTCCTGTCCGTTCATCTCCTTCAACAGATCTTGCTTCCAACTTAGATGACGTTTACATTTTCACTACCTGTCGAAAAAAAAGTCAACTGATATCTAATATATCTGATATCTAATATATCAGTTGATTACTATATCCAACATTATAGCACAATCAACATAACTGTCAATTCTCATTTTTCCCTATATTTCTTCATTTTCCGGCATATTCCCACCCTTATCGTTCTCACATTCAGGCAGTCTAGATTTTACTGTTCCTGCAAGCGAGCCGTAAAAAATCCGTTCGGATGGGAACGATCCAAAATAATATTTTTATACCAATTTTGGTCTGCTTTTGGATAATCTTCGCGATAATGCCCACCCCGACTTTCTTTTCTTTCAAGCCCGGAAGTAGCCATGATCTTCCCAACATCTAGAAAATTTTTCAACTCCAACGAACGGATACATCATTCGGGTCATTAAATGTTCACTTCATTAAACAGCAAATGCTCCATCTCATTTAACTCTTCTTTAAATGTGAATAACCCCTGCTCGTTCCTAATAATGAGCAAGTGTCGATTCGCCGCCTTTTGCAGACGCTTTCTAAGGTCACGCAACTTCTCAATGACCTGCTCCTTTAAATCCCGTTTGTATCTCAAATTTGCCATAAACTTATCCTCCCTAAAATAGGGATATATAGATTTGACCAATGACTAAAACAAACCTACCGGTTTAGGATAAAATAACCATTAAAAAAGGGGCGAAGAGTCATCATCAGATCAACCTTCACCCCACCAAATTAGTTATTATTGTTTTTTAGCCATTTCATCCGGCGTTCCCCCGGGAGCAGCAAGACACGATAGGTCCCGCTCCGTCTTCTGCTTATTCTCGCTTGATCGTATCTAATCAACATTCCAGGCTGAACGGGAGACCATTACTTTTGCCTTTTCACAACTTCGGCGACCATCTCCAAAACTTCAAGATCTTCTTCAAGCATCTTTTTGAAGTCTTCCCCACTCTGATAGTCAATGAACAAGTTTTGTTTATTCATGAACTCGATAAACTTGGGATCCTTTGCAGCCTTGGCAAGGGCATCTTCCAGGATCGTTATGATTTCGTCTGGTGTTCCGCCTGGTGCGGCAAGACCCCGATAGGCATGGGCGAGCACATCAATTCCTTTTTCCTTCATGGTCGGTACATCCTTAAAATATCCTTCAGCTCGCTTGTCCGCCATAAGCGCCAACGGACGCAAGCCTCCGCTTTCGATGTGATTTTTCACTTCCCCGATTCCATAAATTCCGAATTCAGCTCTTCCACCCAAAACCTCTACGACCGCCTGCCCTGTACCTTGAAAAGGAATAGTCACAAAATCCAAATTTGCAGCTTCGGCAAATGGAATACTGTAATAGCTTGGCGTAGAGGACGAAGCGAAATTCAACTTGCCAGGATTGGCTTTGATATCGGCTACCAAATCATCAAAGGTTTGATATTTCGATTTGGAGGAAACGACAACCATGGCCGGATCTGTATTGATTTTGCCGACAAATTTAAAATCGAATGTTTTAAATGGCGCCATTCCAAGCACAGGAAGCGCAGCAATCTCTCGGTTGGCTGCCGTTAATTTGTACCCGTCAGGCTTGGCATGAAGGCCTTCATTCATGCCAACTGCACCGGAACCTCCGGTTTTATTGACAATCACCACATCCTGCCCAAGCACGGTCTTCATCGATTCAGCAAGGGCTCGCCACATGATATCTGTTCCGCCACCGGCAGCGAAAGGAACAATGATCTCGATCGGCTTCGTCGGATAATTGACTGTTGTTTTTTCTTCTTTCTTGTCATTGGCCTTCGGTTCCGCCGAATTGGAACTCGCCGTTTGATTGGCGCAGCCTGAAGCAAGCAGGGTTGTCAGAAGAAGAGAACCAGTTGCAATAATTGTCGATATTTTTTTCATACCGTGTATCCCCCTATTTGTATAACATCAAATTACGAGCACCTCAGCAAAATTTTCATTACGCTGCCTCCGCTTTCCATTTGCTTGAAACCTTCCTCTAATCGCTCCAGCGGGTAGACTTCAGTAATCAAACGGTCCAACGGTAATTTTCCCAAGGCGGACAACTGTATCGCTTTTTCAAAATCCTCATGCTCATACACCCTAGCTCCAGACATTTGTAACTCCCGCCAGAAAAACCGGTGCAAATCTACTTTTGGCGGCTGTGGAAAAATCCCCACCACTACGATTCGTCCACGGGTACGCGGCAATTGGGTCATCACTTCTGCACCTGCTGCCGAGGAAGTGACTTCGAACACAACGTCTGCCCCCGCCCCTCCCGTTTGCTGATTGACATAATCGACGATGTTAGTCTCTTTCGGATTAATGGTATCCAACCCGAGCTCTCTGGCTAATTCCAGGCGAAACGGATTGATTTCCGATATTAATACTTTAGCTCCCGCTTCTCTGGCTACTAGAGCAATCAGCATCCCAATCGGACCTCCGCCAAGCACAACCGCATATTCTCCGTTCTGCACTTCACCCCTCCGCACATCGTGACATGCCACTGCAAGCGGTTCGATCATCGCCCCGTGCTCCAGCGATAAGCTGTCCGGCAGACGGTGCAAGGTATAAGCTGGAACTGTCCACGAGCTTTGAAAAGCTCCCGGAGTTTCAATCCCGAGAAATCTCAAGTTCTGACAGATATGACTGTGTCCGGCCGAACAGGCTGGACATTGACCGCATGGGCTTAGAGGCATGACCGTAACACGGTCTCCAATGGCATAGTCGGTAACGCCCTCCCCTAACTCTTGAATCACCCCTGACATCTCATGACCCATGGTTTGCGGAAAGCTTACTCTTTTGTCCATATGACCGTGATAAATATGTAAGTCCGTTCCGCAAATACCGGCATGCGAAACCTTAATTTGTACTTCCCCCATACCGGGTGGCACGGGGATGCATTCTCCCATCCGAATCTGTCTGTTTCCTTCATAAAATGTAGCCTTCATCCGAATTTCTCCCCACTTATTATATTTATTATTTGCCGATCGCTTATCATTTCTCTATCCTTGCATGAATGATGGAAGCCATGTGGTTATGGCAGGTACATAGCTGATAATCAAAACATCTAACGTTAAAATACCTAAGTACAGCAACACCGGTCGAGTCAACTGACTCATTTTTATTTTAGCAATTTGACAAGCCACCACTAGATTTACGGCTACCGGTGGAGTTAACATGCCGATCGCTACGTTAACCACCATTATGATCCCGAAGTGCACCGGGTCAATTCCAAACTGAAGAGCAATCGGAGCTAAGATCGGTGCAACAATAATGATGGTGATTAGAGCTTCCATGATCGTTCCTGCAATAAATAAGAACACATTGACTAACAGTAAAAACACAATAGGATTATCTGAAAATTCGGCTATCGCTTTTCCCAGCTTTTGTGGGACTTCTTCGATCGTTAAAATATAACCAAAGATCGAAGCATAGGCTACAATCATCATGATCACGGAAGTCGCAAGACTGGATTTTGCAAAAATAGGCATTAAATCTTTCCATTTAATCTCACGATACACAAACATCCCAACGGCAAACCCGTAAACTACGGCAATAACAGACGCCTCTGTCGGAGTAAACCAGCCTTTATAAATACCCCCGAGAATAATGAAAGGCATGAGGAGAGCTAGCGCCGAGTCTGCAAAAGCTTTCCACAAATCCTTCAACCATTGACGTTTGCTTGTACGGTTGACAACGTCATAGCCTTTCACTCTTGCAACAATGATGATCGTCAGAATGAGGGAAAGACCAATCATGAGCCCTGGAATGAAACCGGCTAAGAATAAACTTCCAACTGATACATTCGCTACTAATCCATAGATGACCATAGGAATGGATGGTGGAATAATGACCCCTAGTTCACCCGAAGCGGCACATGTAGCTGTGGCAAAGTTTTTCGGATAACCCTTCTTCTCCATCGCTGGGATTAGCGTTGAACCAACCGCAGCTGTTGTCGCAGAGGATGAGCCCGAAATGGTTGCAAAAAACATGGATGTTAACACAGCCACCGAACCAAGACCGCCTCTGAACCAACCTACCAAAACATTTGCTAAGTTTATAAGACGTCTGGACATGCCGCCGGTCTGCATCAGGTTGCCCGCCAAGATAAAAAAGGGGACTGCCATCAGAGCAAAAGAATCCAAACTTTCAAATACGGATTGTGCCACTGTAATGAGAGGAATATCTTTCATATATAAGGCAACTAAGGATGCGAATCCCAAACAAACCGCAACCGGAAGACTTATGAATAAGAAAACCAAGAAGGATATGAACAATAATGAAATCATACGGCTATCTCCTTCCTGTTCTTCTGGTAATCTTCTAAAGCCGTTTCTATTTCTGCGTTTAGTTCTTCATCTGACGTATCAAGAATATTTTTTTTGTTAACATAGATATCAACTAGCATTGTAATCGTATTCAATACAGTTAAAGCTGCGCCAACGGACATCGCGGAATATACGTAAAGCATCGGCACCTTCAGGACGGGAGCCTTTTCGGAAAGACCGAATTGGGCCATTTGTAGACCAACCCAAAAAATGCAGGCATAGAATACAAGAGCAATAAGATGAGCGCCTACTTTTATTATTTTGCCAACAGACGGAGGAACGGCCTGAACCAATAGTTCAACAGCAAGCGAATCGGATTTACGCGCCATAACAGCTGCTCCTACAAAAATAGCCCAAATCATGAGATATCTTGCCAATTCCTCAGTCCATGGCACAGATGCCTGAATACCCATTGCGCCGAGAACAAACCGAACCAATACCTGCAAAAATACAACGGCAGTCATAAGTACTAATGCGGTTCCGGCAAGATACTCCATCACCTTATTTAACTTGTCTACGAGTTTGATGAATAACAAAATATCAACCCCTTTCTAACGTCGGCTTGAAGGGTGAAGATGGGGGCATCCCCTGCCCCCATCACCATCAAGTATCAGTCGATTTACTTCTTGGCAGCTTCAATTTCTTCCAGGAGCTGCTTTCCGTTCGGAATATCCTTCAAAATCACATCGTAAGCTTTGTTGGTTTGCTCCTTCAAAGCTTTGACGTCGGTTTCAATTACCGTAACGCCAGCTGTCTTCATCTTTTCGAGCGAATCACTATATTCTTTCTTGTAGTATTCGGTTTGGAAGGCCAATGCTTCTTTAGCCGCTTCTTGAACGATTTTTTGTTGATCCGGGCTCATCTTATCCCATTGGATTTTGGACATGGTTAAGATCAGCGGTAAATAATGAATCTTGGTCATGTTATAGTATTTAGCCACTTCAATAAATTTGTCCATAATAAACTGGTCGGGAGTCGTGTCCCCCCCATCAACAACACCTTGCTGCAGGGACAAATATACTTCGGAATAAGCCATTGGTGTCGGTTGCGACCCTAGCAGCTCATAGGCTTTGATGTGCCCTGGAGCCTGCATCGTTCTAAGCTTTAATGATTTCATGTCTTCAGGCTTATTAATGGCTTTGTTGGCGAACACGTTGCGTTCCACTACGCTCATATACCCCAACCCGACGAGTCCATGCTGTGGCAGCAGATCCAGATATTTTTGACCTACGGGGCCGTTAAGCACCTTATTCGCTTGATCTATACTGTCAAACAGGTAAGGCAGGTCGAAAATGGTTAATTCCGGAACCGTATTTACTAGGGAGGCCTGATTCGTAATCGACAAGGATTGGACTCCTGTACGCATGGATTGAATCATTTTCGAGTCCCCGCCTAACTGGGACTGAGGAAACACCGTAATTTTAATAGAGCCATTCGATTTCTGTGAAGCAAGCTCCGCCATCTTATCTGCCATTACCTGAAAGTGGCTATCCTGAGCAAGCACATGGCCAAATTTTAGCTCTACGGTCTCAGCCTTGGCTGCTGTCCCGCCAGCTCCTTGACTGCTGGTTGCTTGAGAGCTGGTACCGCAACCGGCTAATATGGTGCTCAATGCCATTACGGCTGCTAATCCTAAGGTTAAACGTCTCTTTATCATAAAATTACCTCCATGTCATAGTGATACTAGGATCTAACTGATCACTCTTACAGATAAAGCCAGGCCACAAGCCTGGCTTTATGCAGATACCTTTTAAATATGAACGTATAATTGATTCTCCTCAACGGAGACATCGTACCGTTCTACAGTTACATCATATGTCTTTGTCCTCATCTTCGGGTCGGTAATCATGCAGCCTGTCTTAATGTCGAATTCCCATTGATGCCAAGGACAGCGTACGAGTTCACCTTCACGCTCGTATGCAAAATCTCCCGGGCCGTTAGAAGTAATATACGATGCCGTAATACCTGAGCAAAGCTCGGCTCCCTGATGCGGGCAGGTGTTGCGAAGCGCATAATACTGCCCCTCTATATTATAAATACCGACGCTGCGTCCTTCGGCTTGAATAATCTTCTTCGAACCTTCAGGAATCTCGGATGCCATTCCTACCAGAAACCGGTTCATACCTGTGTACCTCCCTGTTCGATTCTTCGTGCAGGGAGTTCGTATAAGTCCGCTGCATTCTGATAGAAGATTCTTTCCCATGTCGCATCATCCAATTTGGGGAACGTCAACAACGGTGAATCAAAATCCCAATGCGGGAAATCGCTGCAGTACATCATGCATTCATCGGCATAAACAGCCTTCATCATTTGCTGGAACAGCTCGGTGCTTGGCGGTGCCTCAATCGGCTGCGAGGTCACTCTAACATTGCTGCGGAAATATTCGCTAGGCGCTTTTTTCACCCATGGTGTCTGGAAGCGAAGGCTTTTCCAGTCGGCATCGAGCTTCCATAAAAAAGGCGCGATCCAAAACGCTCCGGCTTCCTGAAGCACGACCTTCAACGTCGGGAATTTCTCGAAGACCCCTTCAAAGATGAAGCTGGCCAGGTGTGCCATCATCACCTGCGGTCTTGCAGCCCTGTACTCGGGATAATAAGTGACGTAACCTGCGCCTGTCGGTCCTGTATTGATGCCGAGCCCTTCCGTAAGCACGTGGATGTTAAATGGTAGGTTATGCCGGACACAAGCCTCATAAATCGGATGGTAAAAACGGTTTCCGTATGGCTTCTCAGCACCGCTCGCCACGATAACCTGAACCATGTCCGGATGCGAACCGATCCGGTCGATCTCTTTGGCTGCCAGCAGCGGATCCTGCTTCGCAATGAACGCGGAGCCTTTCAACCTGCTGTCCTTCGAAGTCCAGTGCTCTATTGTATAGTCGTTGAGTGCGGAACAAAGGGCTGCTGCGTAGTCAGGATCTGGCGATGCCTGGAACGAGTAATCACTGCCGGTTAATATACCGTACTCGACATTAAACGGATCCATATGCTGCGTTCTCAAGTATTCCATGTCACCGCGACCGCCAGTAGGATTGGATCCATCAGGAGGAGTAGAGTCCACTGTCAAGCCCTGTACCCCTCCGTTTAAGTAGATTGGGCCTGGAAGCCGCCATCCCCATAAATCAATCTGATCACGGTAGAACCTCGGCAAATTGTCTTTTATTGCAGAGACTGGGGCAAGATGATGAACGTCACAGTCAATAATGGAGCGTTTCATTCGAACTTTCTTTTCCGGTGTTTTGGATTCAGATATTGCCATATTTTACCACTCCTTTGATGAATTAAAAACTACTATGTGGGTTATGCGTTATAAGTACCCCTATCCAACATCATCAGTTTGTCAGACTTACTCGTTTTTCCAATTCTACAATGCAAATGATCCCGTCCCCCTTTCAAGCAAGCCTTCCAGTATGGCAGTACTTCCTTTTTTCATGAAATAGCGCCCTTCTCTTTATGTATTTACTGGAATCGCTTTCATTAGTTTGAAATCATGTCTTTCAGCCATCTTTACTGCTCTTTAAATCAATGACTGAAATCACTGGATTTCACATATGAGATATTATGTTTTGTATATATGCAATATATTACTTTGTATCCGCTTTCTTGTCAATGATAAAATTCCTCAAATTTCATATACAAGGAATTCATTTTCATATATGATAAAAAGTGCAACGTATTCTACTGATCTTATGGCTAATACATAGAGCCTTCAGAGCCATAAAACCATTGTTTCTCGTCACTTTTGTGGACATCGGATATGTTTTTTATTGAAGGTGAGTTTGTTTCGACAAGATAAGAGCATCATCGAGGACTCCTTACGCCGCGGCTGCTCTACCGAATAAACGATTCGAACAGCTCGAGATGGAGTTGGGATTTTATCGTAGTATTTAAGGGAACACTGTAGTCGGAATAGATTCGGGGATGGTTTGGATCTTGATTCTCGATGTTAGCTCATCCAGAATAGACAACTTCTCTACTCCGGCAGGACAAACACCCAATGATAGGACATTATACTTAGACCGTGCCTGCTATGCTATAATTAAGTTATCATCATGTACATATGGGGGTTGTCCGATGAAAAACAAACCATTTATGCCTGTCAAATCGGCAGACCGAGTGTTTGATATATTAGAAGAGCTAGTCAAGCATAATGACGGGCTTCATATTCGAGAGCTGGGCAAAAAGCTCAATATTGCGGATAGCAGCATCCATGCGTTGGTGCATACCATGCTGCAAAGAAGATACTTAAAGATGGATGAGTCCCGTAAGCTTTTTCTCGGATCCAAATTTTATCAATTTTCCAATATGATGTCTGCCACTCCTTTAGTTCCAATCGCCAAACCTATTATGAAACAAATCAAAATTAAATTTAACGAAAATGTCCACTTGGCTGTTCTAGACGGCTTAGATATCGTCTACGTTGCTTATGAAGAATCAACCAATCCCCTGCGCTATCATATGGAGGTTGGCAGGGCTCAAAGCGCTTATGTTACGGCTGTTGGTAAGATGCTTTTGTCCGCTCATTCCAATGATCAGATCAGGATGCTCTATGCGGGATATACATTTGAAAAAATGACCCCCAATACGATCACCAACTTAGATGACCTCATTGCTGAACTGGAACGAATACGAGAGAGAGGTTACAGCAAAGATGATGGAGAATCCTATGAAGCCTGTATCTGCTTTGCTGCTCCCATCTATGATTCCACCAACCATATGATTGCCAGTATGAGCATCTCTATTCCGTTCGTCACTGCTCAGGAGAAAAGAGAACCCGAAATGATCGCTACCATCAAAGAAGCGACAAACCGAGTCTCCTCCTTGCTTAAGGACAATTAGTACTAGCAGATAACGACGCGAACCCAGCTACCTGAAAGGCACTGGGTTCCATCGTATAGATCTCATAGTGTTATTAAACAATCGGGTTTTAATAGATTACGCTTCAACGTCGTCCGCAAGGAATCCTCTTTTGTTCTTTACACTGGAGTAAATGCTAAAGATCATAATAATAATAGCAATCACAAGTAAAGTACCAGAAATAGGGCGGTGGAAAAAGCCCATCATGTCACCCTTGAAGAACATTAACGATTGCAGCAATGACGTTTCTAACATTTTACCAAGAACGAACGTCAGCACGAGAGGCGCCAACGGAATATCCAATTTTTTCATAAAATACCCTACAATACCGAACAAGAACATGATCGCTACGTCCCAAAGGTTATTATTTACGCTATAAGCTCCGATTACGGAAACAACAATAATCATAGGATAAAGCAATTTCCCTGGAACCATGGCAATTTTCGCCCACATCCCCGCCATAGGCAAGTTCATGATAAGAAGAATCGTATTTCCGATGAACATGCTGGCAATAATCGCCCAAACAATGTCAGGGTTGGTTTGGAATAACGTGGGGCCTGGTGTAAGGCCATGCATGATAAAAGCTCCAAAAAGAATAGCAATCGTAGGTGAACTTGGAATTCCCAGTGTGAACAATGGAATCATAGCCGATCCGCAATAGGCATTGTTCGCTGTTTCAGGTCCTGCAACGCCCTCGATCGCACCTTTACCGAACCGTGAAGGGTCCTTTGCAAGCTTCTTCTCCAAGGAATACGACAGAATAGCAGGAATAACGGAGTTTGAACCTGGAATGAGACCTGTTAAAAATCCAATTCCGGTGCCTCGGCCTATCGCCTTTAAAGTAGGCGGCCATTCTTCCCGTCTAGGGAGAAGTCCTTTTACCTTGGCAGGTTTTTGCGCCTTCGACATGTTTTCCATCCCGAAAAGCACCTCGGAAATTCCGAACAAACCCATCGTGATCGTGACAAAATCCAAACCGCTCATTAAAAAGGGCTGACCTAAATCAAAACGCACTGCTCCTGAAATCGTGTCCATCCCAACCAAGGACAAGATCAAACCCAGAAGGGCAGAAATCAATCCGCGAATTAATGATTTTCCCATTAATCCAATAACCATGACCAGACCTACTACAATCAGAGCAAAAAATTCCGGAGGACCGAATTGTAAGGCCATTGCAGCGAGTGGCGGGGCCACAAATACGAGACCTAACGTCGTGAAAATGCCCCCGATGAATGAACCGATACCCGCAACCCCGAGTGCAGTTCCAGCCCGGCCTTGTTTGGCGAGCGGATGACCATCGAGACAAGTGATAACGGAGGCCGCTTCACCTGGAGTATTAATCAAGACGGAAGTGATGGTGCCTCCATAAAGGGAAC
This genomic window contains:
- a CDS encoding Rieske (2Fe-2S) protein, encoding MTKHDVVGVEELEAGACKITTIEGKSIGVYYNGNEYYAIRNVCPHQQVELCKGKFTGTTLESKPHEYIYGREGEILTCPWHGWEFDVKTGKALVDPDRYRVKVYDVSIENNRVLVHMD
- a CDS encoding amidohydrolase family protein, translating into MEASTTKKASKFNHGIIDCDVHQGVKSYDDLKPYMPRVWWDRLKAHNATLPFLMFRPIPLERNDAAPGNGLPSGSDPEFAKVDLLDRYNIERAILTGNLLSISAHNNPDYAAALASAFNDYTMDTWIPSDERWLGSIVVATQDPLLAAKEIDRLGSHPRVVQVLLTSASREPYGQRRYYPIYEAAARNNLVIGIHGGGEGDGINPSTTAAGYPTTNFERHNILAIHHMSQLNSIVCEGVFERFPTLKVAFIEGGLAWLPHLMWRMDKNFRAMRNEVPWLKYKPSEYILKHVRLTTQPIEEPDNKELVQMFQLMHAEKTVMFSTDYPHWDNDTPLFVLNKLPEEMRRRVAYENAAEMYQLQERGLLAGGVAK
- a CDS encoding tripartite tricarboxylate transporter substrate binding protein: MKKISTIIATGSLLLTTLLASGCANQTASSNSAEPKANDKKEEKTTVNYPTKPIEIIVPFAAGGGTDIMWRALAESMKTVLGQDVVIVNKTGGSGAVGMNEGLHAKPDGYKLTAANREIAALPVLGMAPFKTFDFKFVGKINTDPAMVVVSSKSKYQTFDDLVADIKANPGKLNFASSSTPSYYSIPFAEAANLDFVTIPFQGTGQAVVEVLGGRAEFGIYGIGEVKNHIESGGLRPLALMADKRAEGYFKDVPTMKEKGIDVLAHAYRGLAAPGGTPDEIITILEDALAKAAKDPKFIEFMNKQNLFIDYQSGEDFKKMLEEDLEVLEMVAEVVKRQK
- a CDS encoding alcohol dehydrogenase catalytic domain-containing protein — encoded protein: MKATFYEGNRQIRMGECIPVPPGMGEVQIKVSHAGICGTDLHIYHGHMDKRVSFPQTMGHEMSGVIQELGEGVTDYAIGDRVTVMPLSPCGQCPACSAGHSHICQNLRFLGIETPGAFQSSWTVPAYTLHRLPDSLSLEHGAMIEPLAVACHDVRRGEVQNGEYAVVLGGGPIGMLIALVAREAGAKVLISEINPFRLELARELGLDTINPKETNIVDYVNQQTGGAGADVVFEVTSSAAGAEVMTQLPRTRGRIVVVGIFPQPPKVDLHRFFWRELQMSGARVYEHEDFEKAIQLSALGKLPLDRLITEVYPLERLEEGFKQMESGGSVMKILLRCS
- a CDS encoding TRAP transporter large permease — protein: MISLLFISFLVFLFISLPVAVCLGFASLVALYMKDIPLITVAQSVFESLDSFALMAVPFFILAGNLMQTGGMSRRLINLANVLVGWFRGGLGSVAVLTSMFFATISGSSSATTAAVGSTLIPAMEKKGYPKNFATATCAASGELGVIIPPSIPMVIYGLVANVSVGSLFLAGFIPGLMIGLSLILTIIIVARVKGYDVVNRTSKRQWLKDLWKAFADSALALLMPFIILGGIYKGWFTPTEASVIAVVYGFAVGMFVYREIKWKDLMPIFAKSSLATSVIMMIVAYASIFGYILTIEEVPQKLGKAIAEFSDNPIVFLLLVNVFLFIAGTIMEALITIIIVAPILAPIALQFGIDPVHFGIIMVVNVAIGMLTPPVAVNLVVACQIAKIKMSQLTRPVLLYLGILTLDVLIISYVPAITTWLPSFMQG
- a CDS encoding TRAP transporter small permease — translated: MLFIKLVDKLNKVMEYLAGTALVLMTAVVFLQVLVRFVLGAMGIQASVPWTEELARYLMIWAIFVGAAVMARKSDSLAVELLVQAVPPSVGKIIKVGAHLIALVFYACIFWVGLQMAQFGLSEKAPVLKVPMLYVYSAMSVGAALTVLNTITMLVDIYVNKKNILDTSDEELNAEIETALEDYQKNRKEIAV
- a CDS encoding TRAP transporter substrate-binding protein, whose product is MIKRRLTLGLAAVMALSTILAGCGTSSQATSSQGAGGTAAKAETVELKFGHVLAQDSHFQVMADKMAELASQKSNGSIKITVFPQSQLGGDSKMIQSMRTGVQSLSITNQASLVNTVPELTIFDLPYLFDSIDQANKVLNGPVGQKYLDLLPQHGLVGLGYMSVVERNVFANKAINKPEDMKSLKLRTMQAPGHIKAYELLGSQPTPMAYSEVYLSLQQGVVDGGDTTPDQFIMDKFIEVAKYYNMTKIHYLPLILTMSKIQWDKMSPDQQKIVQEAAKEALAFQTEYYKKEYSDSLEKMKTAGVTVIETDVKALKEQTNKAYDVILKDIPNGKQLLEEIEAAKK
- a CDS encoding Rieske (2Fe-2S) protein, with the protein product MNRFLVGMASEIPEGSKKIIQAEGRSVGIYNIEGQYYALRNTCPHQGAELCSGITASYITSNGPGDFAYEREGELVRCPWHQWEFDIKTGCMITDPKMRTKTYDVTVERYDVSVEENQLYVHI
- a CDS encoding amidohydrolase family protein, producing the protein MAISESKTPEKKVRMKRSIIDCDVHHLAPVSAIKDNLPRFYRDQIDLWGWRLPGPIYLNGGVQGLTVDSTPPDGSNPTGGRGDMEYLRTQHMDPFNVEYGILTGSDYSFQASPDPDYAAALCSALNDYTIEHWTSKDSRLKGSAFIAKQDPLLAAKEIDRIGSHPDMVQVIVASGAEKPYGNRFYHPIYEACVRHNLPFNIHVLTEGLGINTGPTGAGYVTYYPEYRAARPQVMMAHLASFIFEGVFEKFPTLKVVLQEAGAFWIAPFLWKLDADWKSLRFQTPWVKKAPSEYFRSNVRVTSQPIEAPPSTELFQQMMKAVYADECMMYCSDFPHWDFDSPLLTFPKLDDATWERIFYQNAADLYELPARRIEQGGTQV